Proteins encoded by one window of Papio anubis isolate 15944 chromosome 7, Panubis1.0, whole genome shotgun sequence:
- the PLCB2 gene encoding 1-phosphatidylinositol 4,5-bisphosphate phosphodiesterase beta-2 isoform X11, whose translation MSLLNPVLLPPRVKAYLSQGERFIKWDDETTIASPVILRVDPKGYYLYWTYQSKEMEFLDITSIRDTRFGKFAKMPKSQKLRDVFNMDFPDNSFLLKTLTVVSGPDMVDLTFHNFVSYKENVGKVWAEDILALVKHPLTANASRSTFLDKILVKLKMQLNSEGKIPVKNFFQMFPADRKRVEAALSACHLPKGKNDAINPEDFPEPVYKSFLMSLCPRPEIDEIFTSYHAKAKPYMTKEHLTKFINQKQRDSRLNSLLFPPARPDQVQGLIDKYEPSGINVQRGQLSPEGMVWFLCGPENSVLAQDKLLLHHDMTQPLNHYFINSSHNTYLTAGQFSGLSSAEMYRQVLLSGCRCVELDCWKGKPPDEEPIITHGFTMTTDIFFKEAIEAIAESAFKTSPYPIILSFENHVDSPRQQAKMAEYCRTIFGDMLLTEPLEKFPLKPGVPLPSPEDLRGKILIKNKKNQFSSPTSSSKDPGGEAEGSSPRSAPAGEGTVWAGEEGTELEDEEVEEEEEEESGNLDEEEIKKMQSDEGTAGLEVTAYEEMSSLVNYIQPTKFISFEFSAQKNRSYVISSFTELKAYDLLSKASVQFVDYNKRQMSRIYPKGTRMDSSNYMPQMFWNAGCQMVALNFQTMDLPMQQNMAVFEFNGQSGYLLKHEFMRRPDKQFNPFSVDRIDVVVATTLSITVISGQFLSERSVRTYVEVELFGLPGDPKRRYRTKLSPSTNSINPVWKEEPFVFEKILMPELASLRVAVMEEGNKFLGHRIIPINALNSGYHHLCLHSESNMPLTMPALFVFLEMKDYVPGAWADLTVALANPIKFFNAHDKRSPSHWRVQLPARSMVRWPQRAMGHQQPRPGPGKRL comes from the exons ATGTCTCTGCTCAACCCTGTGCTGCTGCCCCCCAGGGTGAAGGCCTATCTGAGCCAAGGGGAGCGCTTCATCAAATGGGATGAT GAAACTACAATTGCCTCTCCAGTTATCCTCCGTGTGGATCCTAAGGGCTACTACTTATACTGGACATATCAAAGCAAG GAGATGGAGTTTCTGGATATCACCAGCATCCGGGACACTCGCTTTGGGAAGTTTGCCAAGATGCCCAAG AGCCAGAAGCTCCGGGACGTCTTCAACATGGACTTTCCTGACAACAGCTTCCTGCTGAAGACGCTCACTGTGGTGTCTGGCCCGGACATGGTGGACCTCACCTTCCACAACTTCGTCTCCTACAAGGAGAACGTGGGCAAG GTCTGGGCTGAGGACATACTGGCCCTAGTCAAGCATCCGCTGACGGCCAACGCCTCCCGCAGCACCTTCCTGGACAAGAT CCTCGTGAAGCTCAAGATGCAGCTCAACTCTGAAGGGAAGATTCCAGTGAAGAA CTTTTTCCAGATGTTTCCTGCTGACCGCAAGCGGGTGGAAGCTGCTCTCAGTGCCTGCCACCTCCCTAAAGGCAAG AATGACGCCATCAATCCTGAGGACTTCCCAGAACCTGTCTACAAGAGTTTCCTCATGAGCCTCTGTCCTCGGCCAGAAATAGATGAGATCTTCACTTCTTA CCATGCTAAGGCCAAACCCTACATGACGAAGGAGCACCTGACCAAATTCATCAACCAGAAACAGCGGGACTCCCGGCTTAACTCCCTGCTGTTCCCGCCAGCACGGCCTGACCAGGTGCAGGGCCTCATCGACAAGTATGAGCCCAGTGGCATCAATGTGCAGAGGG GCCAGTTGTCACCTGAGGGCATGGTCTGGTTTCTCTGTGGGCCGGAGAACAGTGTGCTGGCCCAGGACAAGCTGCTGCTCCACCACGACATGACACAGCCACTCAATCATTACTTCATCAACTCGTCCCACAACACCTACCTGACAG CCGGCCAGTTCTCAGGCCTCTCCTCGGCTGAGATGTACCGCCAGGTGCTGCTGTCCGGCTGCCGTTGCGTGGAGCTAGATTGCTGGAAGGGGAAACCCCCTGACGAAGAGCCCATTATCACCCACGGCTTCACCATGACCACAGACATCTTCTTCAAA GAAGCAATTGAGGCTATTGCAGAAAGCGCCTTTAAGACCTCCCCGTATCCTATCATCCTGTCATTTGAGAACCATGTGGACTC ACCCCGCCAGCAGGCTAAGATGGCTGAGTATTGCCGGACGATCTTTGGGGATATGCTGCTCACAGAGCCCCTGGAAAAGTTCCCA CTGAAACCAGGTGtccccctgcccagccctgagGATCTCAGGGGCAAGATCCTCATCAAGAACAAGAAGAACCAGTTTTCCAGCCCCACCTCCTCCAGTAAGGATCCTGggggggaggctgagggcagcagCCCACGCAGTGCCCCTGCAGGTGAGGGCACAG TGTGGGCTGGCGAGGAAGGGACTGAGCTGGAGGACgaggaggtggaagaggaagaggaggaggagtcaGGAAACCTGGACGAAGAAGAGATTAAGAAGATGCAGTCGGATGAG GGCACAGCGGGCCTGGAAGTGACGGCTTATGAGGAGATGTCCAGCCTAGTCAATTACATTCAGCCCACCAAGTTCATCTCCTTTGAGTTCTCTGCTC AAAAGAACCGAAGTTATGTCATCTCGTCCTTCACAGAACTCAAGGCATATGACCTGCTCTCCAAGGCCTCGGTGCAGTTTGTGGA CTACAACAAGCGCCAGATGAGCCGCATTTACCCCAAGGGAACCCGCATGGACTCCTCCAACTACATGCCCCAGATGTTCTGGAATGCTGGATGCCAGATGGTTGCCCTCAACTTCCAGACGATGG ACTTGCCCATGCAGCAGAACATGGCAGTGTTTGAGTTCAATGGGCAGAGCGGCTACCTCCTCAAGCACGAGTTCATGCGCCGGCCGGACAAGCAGTTCAACCCCTTCTCAGTGGACCGCATCGACGTGGTGGTGGCCACCACCCTTTCTATCACG GTGATCTCTGGGCAGTTCCTGTCAGAACGCAGCGTGCGCACCTATGTGGAAGTGGAGCTGTTTGGCCTTCCTGGGGACCCCAAGAGGCGCTACCGAACTAAGCTGTCACCCAGTACCAATTCCATCAATCCTGTCTGGAAGGAGGAGCCCTTTGTCTTTGAGAAG ATCTTGATGCCTGAGCTGGCCTCTCTCAGGGTGGCTGTGATGGAGGAAGGCAACAAGTTTCTTGGACACCGCATCATCCCCATCAATGCCCTAAATTCTG GGTACCACCACCTGTGCCTACACAGTGAGAGCAACATGCCCCTCACCATGCCTGCGCTCTTCGTCTTCCTGGAGATGAAGGACTACGTACCTGGTGCCTGGGCAG ATCTCACTGTGGCCCTCGCCAACCCCATCAAGTTCTTCAATGCCCATGACAAGAG AAGCCCTTCCCACTGGCGAGTCCAGTTGCCAGCCAGGTCAATGGTGCGTTGGCCCCAAAGAGCAATGGGTCACCAG CAGCCAAGGCCTGGGCCAGGGAAGAGGCTATGA
- the PLCB2 gene encoding 1-phosphatidylinositol 4,5-bisphosphate phosphodiesterase beta-2 isoform X7 has protein sequence MSLLNPVLLPPRVKAYLSQGERFIKWDDETTIASPVILRVDPKGYYLYWTYQSKEMEFLDITSIRDTRFGKFAKMPKSQKLRDVFNMDFPDNSFLLKTLTVVSGPDMVDLTFHNFVSYKENVGKVWAEDILALVKHPLTANASRSTFLDKILVKLKMQLNSEGKIPVKNFFQMFPADRKRVEAALSACHLPKGKNDAINPEDFPEPVYKSFLMSLCPRPEIDEIFTSYHAKAKPYMTKEHLTKFINQKQRDSRLNSLLFPPARPDQVQGLIDKYEPSGINVQRGQLSPEGMVWFLCGPENSVLAQDKLLLHHDMTQPLNHYFINSSHNTYLTAGQFSGLSSAEMYRQVLLSGCRCVELDCWKGKPPDEEPIITHGFTMTTDIFFKEAIEAIAESAFKTSPYPIILSFENHVDSPRQQAKMAEYCRTIFGDMLLTEPLEKFPLKPGVPLPSPEDLRGKILIKNKKNQFSSPTSSSKDPGGEAEGSSPRSAPAGEGTVWAGEEGTELEDEEVEEEEEEESGNLDEEEIKKMQSDEGTAGLEVTAYEEMSSLVNYIQPTKFISFEFSAQKNRSYVISSFTELKAYDLLSKASVQFVDYNKRQMSRIYPKGTRMDSSNYMPQMFWNAGCQMVALNFQTMDLPMQQNMAVFEFNGQSGYLLKHEFMRRPDKQFNPFSVDRIDVVVATTLSITVISGQFLSERSVRTYVEVELFGLPGDPKRRYRTKLSPSTNSINPVWKEEPFVFEKILMPELASLRVAVMEEGNKFLGHRIIPINALNSGYHHLCLHSESNMPLTMPALFVFLEMKDYVPGAWADLTVALANPIKFFNAHDKRSVKLKEVMGGLPEKPFPLASPVASQVNGALAPKSNGSPEPRTASLEELRELKGVVKLQRRHEKELRELERRGARRWEELLQRGAAQLAELGPRGAGGGGAGKLGPGKGSRKKRSLPCEESAGTAPGESPEGMDARVRELKDRLELELLRQGEEQYECVLKRKEQHAAEQISKMMELAREKQAAELKALKETAEIDTKEMKKKLETKRLERIQGMTKVTADKMAQERLKREINNSHIQEVVQVIKQMTENLEKHQEKLEEKQAACLEQIREMEKQFQKEALAEYEARMKGLEAEVKESVRACFRTCFPSETKDKPERDCECPPELCEQDPVVAKTDVQESHL, from the exons ATGTCTCTGCTCAACCCTGTGCTGCTGCCCCCCAGGGTGAAGGCCTATCTGAGCCAAGGGGAGCGCTTCATCAAATGGGATGAT GAAACTACAATTGCCTCTCCAGTTATCCTCCGTGTGGATCCTAAGGGCTACTACTTATACTGGACATATCAAAGCAAG GAGATGGAGTTTCTGGATATCACCAGCATCCGGGACACTCGCTTTGGGAAGTTTGCCAAGATGCCCAAG AGCCAGAAGCTCCGGGACGTCTTCAACATGGACTTTCCTGACAACAGCTTCCTGCTGAAGACGCTCACTGTGGTGTCTGGCCCGGACATGGTGGACCTCACCTTCCACAACTTCGTCTCCTACAAGGAGAACGTGGGCAAG GTCTGGGCTGAGGACATACTGGCCCTAGTCAAGCATCCGCTGACGGCCAACGCCTCCCGCAGCACCTTCCTGGACAAGAT CCTCGTGAAGCTCAAGATGCAGCTCAACTCTGAAGGGAAGATTCCAGTGAAGAA CTTTTTCCAGATGTTTCCTGCTGACCGCAAGCGGGTGGAAGCTGCTCTCAGTGCCTGCCACCTCCCTAAAGGCAAG AATGACGCCATCAATCCTGAGGACTTCCCAGAACCTGTCTACAAGAGTTTCCTCATGAGCCTCTGTCCTCGGCCAGAAATAGATGAGATCTTCACTTCTTA CCATGCTAAGGCCAAACCCTACATGACGAAGGAGCACCTGACCAAATTCATCAACCAGAAACAGCGGGACTCCCGGCTTAACTCCCTGCTGTTCCCGCCAGCACGGCCTGACCAGGTGCAGGGCCTCATCGACAAGTATGAGCCCAGTGGCATCAATGTGCAGAGGG GCCAGTTGTCACCTGAGGGCATGGTCTGGTTTCTCTGTGGGCCGGAGAACAGTGTGCTGGCCCAGGACAAGCTGCTGCTCCACCACGACATGACACAGCCACTCAATCATTACTTCATCAACTCGTCCCACAACACCTACCTGACAG CCGGCCAGTTCTCAGGCCTCTCCTCGGCTGAGATGTACCGCCAGGTGCTGCTGTCCGGCTGCCGTTGCGTGGAGCTAGATTGCTGGAAGGGGAAACCCCCTGACGAAGAGCCCATTATCACCCACGGCTTCACCATGACCACAGACATCTTCTTCAAA GAAGCAATTGAGGCTATTGCAGAAAGCGCCTTTAAGACCTCCCCGTATCCTATCATCCTGTCATTTGAGAACCATGTGGACTC ACCCCGCCAGCAGGCTAAGATGGCTGAGTATTGCCGGACGATCTTTGGGGATATGCTGCTCACAGAGCCCCTGGAAAAGTTCCCA CTGAAACCAGGTGtccccctgcccagccctgagGATCTCAGGGGCAAGATCCTCATCAAGAACAAGAAGAACCAGTTTTCCAGCCCCACCTCCTCCAGTAAGGATCCTGggggggaggctgagggcagcagCCCACGCAGTGCCCCTGCAGGTGAGGGCACAG TGTGGGCTGGCGAGGAAGGGACTGAGCTGGAGGACgaggaggtggaagaggaagaggaggaggagtcaGGAAACCTGGACGAAGAAGAGATTAAGAAGATGCAGTCGGATGAG GGCACAGCGGGCCTGGAAGTGACGGCTTATGAGGAGATGTCCAGCCTAGTCAATTACATTCAGCCCACCAAGTTCATCTCCTTTGAGTTCTCTGCTC AAAAGAACCGAAGTTATGTCATCTCGTCCTTCACAGAACTCAAGGCATATGACCTGCTCTCCAAGGCCTCGGTGCAGTTTGTGGA CTACAACAAGCGCCAGATGAGCCGCATTTACCCCAAGGGAACCCGCATGGACTCCTCCAACTACATGCCCCAGATGTTCTGGAATGCTGGATGCCAGATGGTTGCCCTCAACTTCCAGACGATGG ACTTGCCCATGCAGCAGAACATGGCAGTGTTTGAGTTCAATGGGCAGAGCGGCTACCTCCTCAAGCACGAGTTCATGCGCCGGCCGGACAAGCAGTTCAACCCCTTCTCAGTGGACCGCATCGACGTGGTGGTGGCCACCACCCTTTCTATCACG GTGATCTCTGGGCAGTTCCTGTCAGAACGCAGCGTGCGCACCTATGTGGAAGTGGAGCTGTTTGGCCTTCCTGGGGACCCCAAGAGGCGCTACCGAACTAAGCTGTCACCCAGTACCAATTCCATCAATCCTGTCTGGAAGGAGGAGCCCTTTGTCTTTGAGAAG ATCTTGATGCCTGAGCTGGCCTCTCTCAGGGTGGCTGTGATGGAGGAAGGCAACAAGTTTCTTGGACACCGCATCATCCCCATCAATGCCCTAAATTCTG GGTACCACCACCTGTGCCTACACAGTGAGAGCAACATGCCCCTCACCATGCCTGCGCTCTTCGTCTTCCTGGAGATGAAGGACTACGTACCTGGTGCCTGGGCAG ATCTCACTGTGGCCCTCGCCAACCCCATCAAGTTCTTCAATGCCCATGACAAGAGGTCTGTGAAGCTCAAGGAGGTCATGGGAGGGCTGCCTGAG AAGCCCTTCCCACTGGCGAGTCCAGTTGCCAGCCAGGTCAATGGTGCGTTGGCCCCAAAGAGCAATGGGTCACCAG AGCCACGGACCGCCAGCCTGGAGGAGCTCCGGGAGCTAAAGGGCGTCGTGAAGCTGCAGCGGCGGCACGAGAAGGAACTGCGGGAGTTGGAGCGGCGCGGAGCGCGGCGCTGGGAGGAGCTGCTGCAGCGGGGCGCGGCGCAGCTGGCCGAGCTCGGGCCACGGGGCGCGGGGGGTGGCGGGGCCGGCAAGCTCGGCCCGGGCAAAGGCTCTCGCAAGAAGAG GAGCCTGCCTTGCGAGGAGAGCGCCGGAACCGCGCCGGGCGAGAGCCCTGAGGGCATGGACGCGCGCGTGCGGGAGCTGAAGgacaggctggagctggagctgctgcGGCAGGGCGAGGAGCAGTACGAGTGCGTTCTGAAGCGCAAGGAGCAGCACGCGGCCGAG CAAATCTCCAAAATGATGGAGCTGGCCAGAGAGAAACAGGCGGCAGAGCTGAAGGCCCTGAAGGAGACGGCGGAGAT CGACAccaaagagatgaagaaaaagctGGAGACCAAGAGACTGGAGCGGATCCAGGGCATGACCAAAGTCACCGCAGATAAGATGGCCCAGGAGAG GTTGAAGAGAGAGATTAACAACTCCCACATCCAGGAAGTAGTGCAGGTGATCAAGCAG ATGACAGAGAACTTGGAGAAGCACCAGGAGAAGCTGGAAGAGAAGCAGGCTGCTTGCCTGGAACAGATACGGGAGATGGAAAAGCAG TTCCAGAAGGAGGCGCTGGCAGAGTATGAGGCCAGGATGAagggtctggaggcagaggtgaaggAGTCGGTGAGGGCCTGCTTCAGGACCTGCTTTCCCTCTGAGACCAAGGACAAGCCTGAGAGGGACTGCGAGTGCCCCCCGGAGCTGTGTGAGCAGGACCCAGTCGTAGCAAAGACAGATGTCCAGGAGAGCCACCTTTGA
- the PLCB2 gene encoding 1-phosphatidylinositol 4,5-bisphosphate phosphodiesterase beta-2 isoform X4, with translation MSLLNPVLLPPRVKAYLSQGERFIKWDDETTIASPVILRVDPKGYYLYWTYQSKEMEFLDITSIRDTRFGKFAKMPKSQKLRDVFNMDFPDNSFLLKTLTVVSGPDMVDLTFHNFVSYKENVGKVWAEDILALVKHPLTANASRSTFLDKILVKLKMQLNSEGKIPVKNFFQMFPADRKRVEAALSACHLPKGKNDAINPEDFPEPVYKSFLMSLCPRPEIDEIFTSYHAKAKPYMTKEHLTKFINQKQRDSRLNSLLFPPARPDQVQGLIDKYEPSGINVQRGQLSPEGMVWFLCGPENSVLAQDKLLLHHDMTQPLNHYFINSSHNTYLTAGQFSGLSSAEMYRQVLLSGCRCVELDCWKGKPPDEEPIITHGFTMTTDIFFKEAIEAIAESAFKTSPYPIILSFENHVDSPRQQAKMAEYCRTIFGDMLLTEPLEKFPLKPGVPLPSPEDLRGKILIKNKKNQFSSPTSSSKDPGGEAEGSSPRSAPAGEGTVWAGEEGTELEDEEVEEEEEEESGNLDEEEIKKMQSDEGTAGLEVTAYEEMSSLVNYIQPTKFISFEFSAQKNRSYVISSFTELKAYDLLSKASVQFVDYNKRQMSRIYPKGTRMDSSNYMPQMFWNAGCQMVALNFQTMDLPMQQNMAVFEFNGQSGYLLKHEFMRRPDKQFNPFSVDRIDVVVATTLSITVISGQFLSERSVRTYVEVELFGLPGDPKRRYRTKLSPSTNSINPVWKEEPFVFEKILMPELASLRVAVMEEGNKFLGHRIIPINALNSGYHHLCLHSESNMPLTMPALFVFLEMKDYVPGAWADLTVALANPIKFFNAHDKRSVKLKEVMGGLPEKPFPLASPVASQVNGALAPKSNGSPAAKAWAREEAMKEVAEPRTASLEELRELKGVVKLQRRHEKELRELERRGARRWEELLQRGAAQLAELGPRGAGGGGAGKLGPGKGSRKKRSLPCEESAGTAPGESPEGMDARVRELKDRLELELLRQGEEQYECVLKRKEQHAAEQISKMMELAREKQAAELKALKETAEIDTKEMKKKLETKRLERIQGMTKVTADKMAQERLKREINNSHIQEVVQVIKQMTENLEKHQEKLEEKQAACLEQIREMEKQFQKEALAEYEARMKGLEAEVKESVRACFRTCFPSETKDKPERDCECPPELCEQDPVVAKTDVQESHL, from the exons ATGTCTCTGCTCAACCCTGTGCTGCTGCCCCCCAGGGTGAAGGCCTATCTGAGCCAAGGGGAGCGCTTCATCAAATGGGATGAT GAAACTACAATTGCCTCTCCAGTTATCCTCCGTGTGGATCCTAAGGGCTACTACTTATACTGGACATATCAAAGCAAG GAGATGGAGTTTCTGGATATCACCAGCATCCGGGACACTCGCTTTGGGAAGTTTGCCAAGATGCCCAAG AGCCAGAAGCTCCGGGACGTCTTCAACATGGACTTTCCTGACAACAGCTTCCTGCTGAAGACGCTCACTGTGGTGTCTGGCCCGGACATGGTGGACCTCACCTTCCACAACTTCGTCTCCTACAAGGAGAACGTGGGCAAG GTCTGGGCTGAGGACATACTGGCCCTAGTCAAGCATCCGCTGACGGCCAACGCCTCCCGCAGCACCTTCCTGGACAAGAT CCTCGTGAAGCTCAAGATGCAGCTCAACTCTGAAGGGAAGATTCCAGTGAAGAA CTTTTTCCAGATGTTTCCTGCTGACCGCAAGCGGGTGGAAGCTGCTCTCAGTGCCTGCCACCTCCCTAAAGGCAAG AATGACGCCATCAATCCTGAGGACTTCCCAGAACCTGTCTACAAGAGTTTCCTCATGAGCCTCTGTCCTCGGCCAGAAATAGATGAGATCTTCACTTCTTA CCATGCTAAGGCCAAACCCTACATGACGAAGGAGCACCTGACCAAATTCATCAACCAGAAACAGCGGGACTCCCGGCTTAACTCCCTGCTGTTCCCGCCAGCACGGCCTGACCAGGTGCAGGGCCTCATCGACAAGTATGAGCCCAGTGGCATCAATGTGCAGAGGG GCCAGTTGTCACCTGAGGGCATGGTCTGGTTTCTCTGTGGGCCGGAGAACAGTGTGCTGGCCCAGGACAAGCTGCTGCTCCACCACGACATGACACAGCCACTCAATCATTACTTCATCAACTCGTCCCACAACACCTACCTGACAG CCGGCCAGTTCTCAGGCCTCTCCTCGGCTGAGATGTACCGCCAGGTGCTGCTGTCCGGCTGCCGTTGCGTGGAGCTAGATTGCTGGAAGGGGAAACCCCCTGACGAAGAGCCCATTATCACCCACGGCTTCACCATGACCACAGACATCTTCTTCAAA GAAGCAATTGAGGCTATTGCAGAAAGCGCCTTTAAGACCTCCCCGTATCCTATCATCCTGTCATTTGAGAACCATGTGGACTC ACCCCGCCAGCAGGCTAAGATGGCTGAGTATTGCCGGACGATCTTTGGGGATATGCTGCTCACAGAGCCCCTGGAAAAGTTCCCA CTGAAACCAGGTGtccccctgcccagccctgagGATCTCAGGGGCAAGATCCTCATCAAGAACAAGAAGAACCAGTTTTCCAGCCCCACCTCCTCCAGTAAGGATCCTGggggggaggctgagggcagcagCCCACGCAGTGCCCCTGCAGGTGAGGGCACAG TGTGGGCTGGCGAGGAAGGGACTGAGCTGGAGGACgaggaggtggaagaggaagaggaggaggagtcaGGAAACCTGGACGAAGAAGAGATTAAGAAGATGCAGTCGGATGAG GGCACAGCGGGCCTGGAAGTGACGGCTTATGAGGAGATGTCCAGCCTAGTCAATTACATTCAGCCCACCAAGTTCATCTCCTTTGAGTTCTCTGCTC AAAAGAACCGAAGTTATGTCATCTCGTCCTTCACAGAACTCAAGGCATATGACCTGCTCTCCAAGGCCTCGGTGCAGTTTGTGGA CTACAACAAGCGCCAGATGAGCCGCATTTACCCCAAGGGAACCCGCATGGACTCCTCCAACTACATGCCCCAGATGTTCTGGAATGCTGGATGCCAGATGGTTGCCCTCAACTTCCAGACGATGG ACTTGCCCATGCAGCAGAACATGGCAGTGTTTGAGTTCAATGGGCAGAGCGGCTACCTCCTCAAGCACGAGTTCATGCGCCGGCCGGACAAGCAGTTCAACCCCTTCTCAGTGGACCGCATCGACGTGGTGGTGGCCACCACCCTTTCTATCACG GTGATCTCTGGGCAGTTCCTGTCAGAACGCAGCGTGCGCACCTATGTGGAAGTGGAGCTGTTTGGCCTTCCTGGGGACCCCAAGAGGCGCTACCGAACTAAGCTGTCACCCAGTACCAATTCCATCAATCCTGTCTGGAAGGAGGAGCCCTTTGTCTTTGAGAAG ATCTTGATGCCTGAGCTGGCCTCTCTCAGGGTGGCTGTGATGGAGGAAGGCAACAAGTTTCTTGGACACCGCATCATCCCCATCAATGCCCTAAATTCTG GGTACCACCACCTGTGCCTACACAGTGAGAGCAACATGCCCCTCACCATGCCTGCGCTCTTCGTCTTCCTGGAGATGAAGGACTACGTACCTGGTGCCTGGGCAG ATCTCACTGTGGCCCTCGCCAACCCCATCAAGTTCTTCAATGCCCATGACAAGAGGTCTGTGAAGCTCAAGGAGGTCATGGGAGGGCTGCCTGAG AAGCCCTTCCCACTGGCGAGTCCAGTTGCCAGCCAGGTCAATGGTGCGTTGGCCCCAAAGAGCAATGGGTCACCAG CAGCCAAGGCCTGGGCCAGGGAAGAGGCTATGAAAGAAGTTGCGG AGCCACGGACCGCCAGCCTGGAGGAGCTCCGGGAGCTAAAGGGCGTCGTGAAGCTGCAGCGGCGGCACGAGAAGGAACTGCGGGAGTTGGAGCGGCGCGGAGCGCGGCGCTGGGAGGAGCTGCTGCAGCGGGGCGCGGCGCAGCTGGCCGAGCTCGGGCCACGGGGCGCGGGGGGTGGCGGGGCCGGCAAGCTCGGCCCGGGCAAAGGCTCTCGCAAGAAGAG GAGCCTGCCTTGCGAGGAGAGCGCCGGAACCGCGCCGGGCGAGAGCCCTGAGGGCATGGACGCGCGCGTGCGGGAGCTGAAGgacaggctggagctggagctgctgcGGCAGGGCGAGGAGCAGTACGAGTGCGTTCTGAAGCGCAAGGAGCAGCACGCGGCCGAG CAAATCTCCAAAATGATGGAGCTGGCCAGAGAGAAACAGGCGGCAGAGCTGAAGGCCCTGAAGGAGACGGCGGAGAT CGACAccaaagagatgaagaaaaagctGGAGACCAAGAGACTGGAGCGGATCCAGGGCATGACCAAAGTCACCGCAGATAAGATGGCCCAGGAGAG GTTGAAGAGAGAGATTAACAACTCCCACATCCAGGAAGTAGTGCAGGTGATCAAGCAG ATGACAGAGAACTTGGAGAAGCACCAGGAGAAGCTGGAAGAGAAGCAGGCTGCTTGCCTGGAACAGATACGGGAGATGGAAAAGCAG TTCCAGAAGGAGGCGCTGGCAGAGTATGAGGCCAGGATGAagggtctggaggcagaggtgaaggAGTCGGTGAGGGCCTGCTTCAGGACCTGCTTTCCCTCTGAGACCAAGGACAAGCCTGAGAGGGACTGCGAGTGCCCCCCGGAGCTGTGTGAGCAGGACCCAGTCGTAGCAAAGACAGATGTCCAGGAGAGCCACCTTTGA